TGACCGTCACCGACGTGCGCGTCACCGGCGACACCCAGCACGCCAGCGTCTTCTACACCGTGCTCGGCGTCGGTGGCCCCGGTGCCGCTGACGACGAGGAGGCCCAGCTGGCCGCGACCGCGGCCGCGCTCGAGTCGGCCAAGGGGCTGCTGCGCTCCGAGGTCGCCAAGCAGCTCGGCATGCGCCTGGCCCCGACGCTGGAGTTCATCCACGACGCGCTGCCCGAGACCGCTCGCCAGCTCGACGAGGTGCTGGCGCGGGCCCGTGCCCAGGACGAGGCCGTCGCCGCCCAGCGCGGCGCGGCGTACGCCGGCGAGGCCGATCCCTACAAGAAGCCCCGTGAGGACTCCGAGGAGTCCGAGGGCGTGGACGAGCCCGAGGCGTGAGGCCCTCCGCCCCGGTGACCCCCGGGCTGGTCGTCGTCGACAAGCCCGCGGGGATCACCTCCCACGACGTGGTCTCGCGGGTGCGCCGGCTGGCCGGGACC
The Nocardioides marinisabuli genome window above contains:
- the rbfA gene encoding 30S ribosome-binding factor RbfA, producing MTNPRVRKIADRIQVIVAEMLERRVKDPRLGFVTVTDVRVTGDTQHASVFYTVLGVGGPGAADDEEAQLAATAAALESAKGLLRSEVAKQLGMRLAPTLEFIHDALPETARQLDEVLARARAQDEAVAAQRGAAYAGEADPYKKPREDSEESEGVDEPEA